The sequence agaaatgtgatgagggttttcttcttggatattcatcgaatagtaaggcttatagagtcttcaacaaatctcatggtattattgaggaagcatatgatgttgaatttgatgaaacaaatgggtctcaagatgagagtgataatctcgatgatgttgggggaactaaattgataaatgcaatgaaaacaatggccattggtgaaataaaacctaaggaagatgatgatgaagatagtgtagttgttattccttcatcctcaactataaatgaggaagatcaccaaagccaacaactcgatgaaaccttggatactcatgatcaaggtacttcaagacctacggttcctcccaatgcttcaacaagcaactatcaaacggtatcaagaattcatcattccattgtgaaggatcacccggttgatcaaattgtgggtgatattagtaagggtgttcaaactcgctctcgcatagcttcattttgtgaacatttctcttttgtatcttgtatggaacctaaccgtgtagatgaagctctacttgatgttgattgggtgaatgcaatgcatgaagaattaaataacttcgctcgaaatgaagtttggaagcttgttgagagaccaaagaaccacaatgttattggtacaaaatgggtgtttcgcaacaagcacaatgaagatggtgtggtagtaagaaacaaggcaagattagttgcacaaggatatactcaaattgaaggattggattttggggagacatttgctcccgtagcaagattagaagcaatccggattctacttgcttatgcttgtgcacacaatatcaagctctaccaaatggatgtaaagagtgcctttctaaatggtaagattagtgaactagtgtatgttgaacaacctcccggttttgaggaccccaaaagacctaaccatgtgttcaagctttctaaagctctctatgggcttaagcaagctccacgcgcttggtatgaaaggcttagggatttcttgctttccaaagacttcaaaattgggaaggttgacactactctattcactaaaagaattggtaaagatttatttgtttgtcaaatctacgttgatgatattatttttggatctactaatgaattattttgtgaggagttcggaaaaatgatgtcaaaggaatttgaaatgtctatgataggagaattgagcttctttcttggccttcaaatcaaacaattgaaagatggaatttttataagtcaatcaaaatatttgagggacatgctcaagaagtttggtttagaaaatgctaagcctatcaagactccaatggcaacaaatggtcatctagacttagatgaaggaggtacaatagttgatcaaaaactttatcgttcaataattggtagtttgctttatattaccgcatctaggcccgatgttatgtttagtgtatgcatgtgtgctcgatttcaagcttctcctagagagattcacttgaaggccgctaaaagaattctaagatatttgaagtatactcccaatattggtctatggtatcccaaaggtgctcaatttgaattaattggatattcggattcggactatgcggggtgcaaagttgatagaaaaagcacctccggttgttgtcaatttcttggtagatctcttgtttcatggtcttctaagaaacaaaattcggttgctctatctaccgccgaggcggaatatatatcggccggaaattgttgtgctcaactattatggatgaaacaaaccttattggactatggaattattttcaagaatgtgcctctcatgtgtgataatgagagtgcggtgaaattggctaccaatccggtccaacactcaagaaccaagcatattgatatacggcatcacttcttaagagatcatgttggcaagggagatatctctatttattccattggcaccgatgatcaattagcagacatttttacaaaacctttggatgaaacaagattttgttctctaagaagtgaaatgaatgtgatcgatatctctaatgtgacttgaagttgatcacacatgtgtcgccTTGCATCTTGGGTCTAAGTATGTTTTttgtgctatttatttggtattatttgtgcatttttcatttctaattgctctagatagtttaattcaaaaatcttGCATTTCTCAAATACATCAtaagtatatgcatgcataccaacttttggattggtcaaaatgtccatatatgagcaccaattcggattcggaattcaaaatcagcaagtggacagaaattggaaaaatgagtatcaggccgcggaccgtccgcccatggactgcggaccgtccgcagcatcaggaaatggacagtccgagcagcctcgcagaccgtctgagatcatcaggtcgcggaccgtccgccgtccccgcgcggaccgtccgcgacagggcagaaaaAGGGACAGAGCCCGCAGTCTTGCCAGTTGTGCCCACTCGGTTGTTCTCTTTTGCTCTCTTCTCGCATATACTCtcttgtgtcgagtgtgcgcggaccgtgaagagaagttgcgtgcggacagtccgacagcttgcagcaccattccctcaacatgtcttcatcacggtatcttcaaatcttgtggatttaatcaaatttcatcaactttgagattatttgggtttcttctctgatctgaaattgagcagtgggtttcaaaatctgattggtgggattgttagttcttctcaatatcaatgctatgcaaaattttcaacttatttggctgggtattatctgcaaaaCCATCAAATTGAAcccttgtggcggctagggttcttggagtcgcccctggtcggtcgcggaccgtccgcctggtggacgcggaccgtccgggcctctggcgcggaccgtccgactccctagcgcggaccgtccggaccctgacAGAGTGTTACCATTCCATTCCTTCTTATAAGTGGCgattggtatcaattatttatctctggctgtctgtcaccttgttgcagtggttttggtggtctccgcaagaaacttgcaggtcgctttaaatcaaagcgctctcgtggcaatgatgatgattatacgccgaccactgattcagaggcccaatcctcagctgggggcactgaatccatggatgctgaagattttcttcatgttcatccagattatcccattgatatccaaggatggacttatcccaagcggcgattttctatggctgagtactgctctagacggactgtgaaccaatatgctctgccatcagatactaatattcagtttttccacactcagctgcagtttgacgtcttttggggcaccctggtggataccaactttcataagcatcaggtgattgattggtccttcttgctcagtcaatcagtcatggagggtcttatccccaaatttgaaacatgtgggttatatcagtttatggggcagcgcaccgatttcaatgaaatggcagttaagcaattcttggctacctcagagattgatattgcagaagaatctatcacctggatgactggcttcaagcggtattctgcttcttttgctgactttgccgctgccaacagtctggactatggcactatttctgctggggtggatctatatactgaagataactttgaggattttgtgcagttttatgagccagtcaggctcggtatacccaggagatttggagaaacagcaggactcagacatcatcctgctgtcatcaacaagattgccagagtcaccattcttcccaagagtggtgataagagtaaaattcgagataagttctggaacataattCATCACATTATGAATGGAgaagtcatgaacattgttcttttcatgatgaggcagcttaatgatttaaagatggacaagaatcaaaacttggcatatgctccatacattatggctcttatcaaatccaagacaagatttgagggcccatgtgagattgtccacactccattcaggccttttaagaatgagatagggtttctcaccaggccactcactccattcccagatgatgaggaagaccctggctatgagggtggagcagcgcctaatgttgaggaacagcagatgcctcctcctccacctcctcctcagcctcagcactattgggagcctgctccaggatattttgatccttattttcacaacatgcagcaagggctggaggctcatattgatactcgatttgaggggttgatgtcacatgtggatcaccgcctcgatgacatgcagtctcgctttgacagcaactgggatgcgctcaactctgaattttctgaccttcgtgatcacattcacactaatgtcactgatcccatcatgtcaaggctgaataatatgcaacaaagctttcaagataacatgggtgctctctccagtcagtttgataatctttctacaactgacaacatgcatgatatcagtcagaggcagcagcagctccagcaggactttgaccagttctcctccctgtttgacaccttcagcactcattattacaacatgcatcctccgccgagtgatcagtaaggcctctcctttgtggcaattgatgccaaagggggagagaagtgatgagaagttgtcaggcgtctccttcagggggagttggtggctctatgtggacactaagaccatgcatatgcattttatcttttttgtgccgttttagtttatgtcttatgcatttggaacttggttcgatctattaactctatgtcgtatgtctgtggattattatctgtaatattctgtgggatgaactatgttttagttcaaattactctgtgtgtggttaatcgagatgtgattataattgctgcgctcactctacgaatCATCGCTTGTATGTCTCGATAACCatgttgtaggaaagtctccatcaagctccaatatattatgtgtgttatatcttcaacttcaaataatcctgcacacacttagggggagcctttcttgcatactgagtttctattgggatttatctatcttttggacagaacttcaattcaagataagtcctatgaaactcatctccaaaatctattttataccttaggtatgagagagatttggagaaactaaacttctctttaatatactatgtggtgttgtcatcaattaccaaaaagggggagattgtgaatcatctaggcccctttagtaatgttttggtaattaatgacaactacttgtggactaacgattcttggagaaataagaatgcagggttggaccacatagaacaggaaatgttgaagagtcatacgcattggttgtggatcagatgaaggcaaaggtataatataggttttacttttgccggtcttgaggagtttagagaagatacctgaccggattagtaggctagatagccgtactattaagaggggtcaatgacttagatctgtgtaaaacttagtgcctcatagagcatcaagtagttgcatttgcatgaggactaacagcgcttctcatttcgtgagttaaagttcattcaaaagcatgtttgaaatttgagaagtcttggtcgcgcggactgtccggcccttgggggcggaccgtccgcgatcctccagagggtccgaagtctgaccatttgtgttggcactgtgttctattgcactgcggaccgtccgggccttagggccggaccgtccgcagtcctgaccaaaggaaggtggcttcgggtcagtccctgaattataggcggacggtccgcctgtgaggggcggacggtccgcatgtgtctatctcgtttttggacagggactgtgtgtttttattgagttgtactacggacggtccgggagaccagtccggacagtactgtctcaggtcgcggacggtccgggatttatagccggacggtccgcgtgtgttaactccgtttgatccgaggctcaggtgtttgaaattgcctggtcgcggacggtccgaccttgaagggcggactgtccggacccaccttttgagtcgtctctgacatgttccaacggtcattatagccgttatggtgtacggcggaccgtccggccctagggcgcggacggtccgcgcgtgcgcagaactgccctcttttgtgcataacggttggttttagatgggggactataaatagaagggtagctcgtgtgtgagacctctcttggccattccttgcacacattgagctcatttgtgatcctccaactcactctctcacactctttgcttgagattgcattctagtgagagattgagggttcctagtgcatttgcatcatttggtgattcttgaggcactaggtggtacaccgagcaagcgtcgttggcttgttactcttggaggttgccgcctcctagacggctcgggtgattgtctccgtcgagctctccaagaagattgtggagaagccgcggtgttgattgtgaggggttcgcgcctacctcgccggagcggcaaaggtgacattagtggaatcgaggtattgagtgatttcttgtccacttggctcaaagatcaagtcgtgtcttgatagaggagcaagtgagagcttgaagtccacctcaacgtggattaggggtgatcggcaaatcaccgataccacgggataaatttcggtgtctattccttctagcattacttattgccttgcaattgattagtgttttgcttatagttcttcaagtattcaatctccgtagttgtctttcatacattgtttacttattgacactagtaaatttattcaccttgttgtattgattaaatttacttagtattgttgtttttagtcaaaaccgtctattcaccccccctctagccggtgtcctagatcctacatcaTGGCACATACCACGGTGGGGGTCCAGATCAGGACTTCACCTTCACTTGTTCCTCTTGAATCCACTCAAATCCTCGCCATCCAGGGCCCCCAAATCACCCCGAATTCACAAGGAAACGTCGGGAATCAAACCCCCGCGCCAACCACGGGCAACAGAGGAGTAAGCTGATGGCAGCGCCATCGAGCCCGAGGGGGAGTAGGTCACCACAACGATGGAGGAGTAAGCAACGACGTCAGGGGGCTCAATGGCCGGATCTGGCTGCCGTCTCCGGGGAGGCCCGCTCGGAGTCGAGCTCCTGCCGCAGCCCCCGCACGACGTCCTCTGCGGCCTCCTTCTCCTGACGCAGCCGCTGCGCCGCCAGCTCCTTGGGGAGGGAGCAATCTTCAGGGGGTCGAGCGCGGTCCTCCGGCCCGCGCGAGCTCGGGGAGCCAGGGACGCACGCGGGGGAGGGGGTGGTGCAGGGGCGACAACGGTGTCGATGTCGGCTACTCGGCTTGACGGACGTGACGCTAGGATGAACACATCTTGTTGGAAGGCGGCACATCGGCGAGGACACCCTCCTAGGAAAGGGGGAGGAGGCGACGATGACGACAAGCAAGAGGAGCTTTTGGGTTTGGGTCTAGGTCTGACCGACCCAGGGTGTGGAGGAGCGGGCGAGCATCGCGCGCATGATGAGGTGCGAGGGGGCGAGGGAGATTTGGGTCGAGGGGAGGTTGAGGAGAGACTGCGGGCTGGGGAGGCGACGAGGGGAGGGCGGATTTCACGGTGACGGGCGCAAATTTCTCGGCGACGACTTTCGCGGGGGAGGCGGGTGCACGGTGCGGAGGGGGTAGACGGGAGCAGGCGCGGGCATCGCGTGAGGAaggaggacggagccgtggtgagGTGGTGGACACCTCCTTACACTCTTAAAGAGTAGTCGAGATATACGATACAACATTGTAGCCTTGGGCCTGAACCATCTGCTGCTGTATCAACAGTGCTTTTGTGACCATGCAACTGAGCAGCTAGATTGCTGTTCCAATAGAAAGGCACCACTCATCAGTCCCCAGGATCACAAATCTACTCCAGAAATCCACTTTACACAAATATACTCCATAAACACACTTGAGATATATAATACATTCATACATATCATGTTCACACACTACAGGCTCCTGGAGCACAAAGCCGAATGCATAAACTTCCTCGTCTATCCATTATTATCCACTACCTGTGTGCACTAAGTAGAATTATATACATCTGAACAATCTTACAGGTTCATGAAGGTACGTACACCTGCTTATTAAGTACATCTATACGAGCAAATTAGAACGACACCGACCAATTTTGTACTGGCAACATAAAGGAGGCTTTAGGCTTCAGAGAGGGAAGGTAGTGTCGTTATCCTCGTTTGGGTCAAGGTAGTTGAATGGAGCATCCCCTTGGTAGCGGAAGTCTGGACCGACGTAGCACTTCATCTCATGAAACAGGTTCAGGTTGTCGACCAACTTATGGAACACATTGCAACCGCAGCACTGCAACAGTAGACAAAAATTCAGAAAATGTGGGAAAGCAAACAGTTTGCACCAGGGAAAGGAAAACGACAACATCCAAATGTGGAGAAGAACGACTTATAGGTATAGCTAATTACATGCAGTGTTTCACTTCCCGGTTCAGGATCACCGGTTTTCTGTGCCGGTCCGGTTTTTAGTGGATTCCGGTTTAAAATTCAAAAATATGAAAGTCAAAATTTTTGGTCAAAATTGGTTTTCGGCTACAGTGAAACAGGAAGGTGAACCCTGATTACATGTGAAAAATCTAAATTTTGAGCTCAATGTATAtagagagaaaaaaaaacaaagcCAGAGCTGACCATAAAGCTAATAGATAACTATGATAATTCACAATCCTGGAAAGTTTGAGCTTTACATCAAAATAAGCAACACAGCAATACAGAGACCGCATAGGTAACAGGCTAACAGCCATCTTGGGTTCATATTGGACGGACTAAAAATATTTAAGAAATTGATGTCTGAAACTAAAAAAACAACAGTACATGTCTAATCCAGTATTTATATAATACAGACAAAAAAATGAAGTGATTCGTATCTCTAGGATGACCAAGTTCTTCAGATTTGAATGATATAGATGCCAATTTGTGGAAGAACATATAACCCATGGTAAAACTGTACTAGTTATCAGTACTAGTTATCGATGGTGCTAGTCATTTCTTCCAATATTCAGAAGAATTGCATCAGTTATTGCAACATGATGTCTCCTTTCTCATgatatcaagcatgaagtatcaagAGATTCTCATCTCTAGAATAACCAGGTTCTTAAAATTTGAACCGTACAGATGCACAATTTTGTGGAAGAAGAAGAACATATAGCCCATGGTGAAACTGTACTAATTATTGATGGTGTTAGTCATTTCTTTCAATATTCAGAAGAAATGCATCAGAATATAGCAAAGTGACTTCTCTTTTGTCATGATATTAAGTACCAACTATCAAGCCAAGCTCTTCATATTTGAACTGTACTGCTGTCCGATTTTGAGGGAGAACATATCCCATGGCAATGCTGTACTAATAATTCACTAATTTGGTCATTTATTTCCAACATTCAGAACCCTAGAAAAACGATGCTGCAGCTTAGCAAAACGAACACAGAAGCAGCAGTCAATACGCATAACTAAAGGCAGGGCAAGTATCAGCTTAACTTGACTCTTATTAACGCATTGGATACACTAATCACATAGTCCATACCTGAACAAACACAGTTCCATCAGTGTAGGCATGAGGATTGATGGCCCTGGTCGTACGCTGCCCGCACACGTTGCAGGTGAAGGCCACCCGCATGCGCCGCCGTGGTGATTTCGTGAAGAGGGACCAAGGCAGCGTCGACACCTCCGGTCTGCCCGCCCCACCAGCTTTGCTCGCCGTCGGCGGGCCCTCCATTCCCGATCCCGTGGTCCAGCCGCTCCCCGTGGCGGCGCTCACCACCAGCCCCATAGCCGCGTCCTGCCGATGCGACACAGGAGCCAGGTCAGCCGACATCACAGCGTCAATCAGTCAATCAGCTCGATCAGACCGTTTGCGGGCAGCATGGGAGCGAATCGAAGCAAGAAATCGCGCGAATCTGCGGGCGCAGAGCAGCCCAGACGCGCCCAATACGATCCGAGTGCTAAAAAAAAAGACCGCCAATAGAAATGCAGGAGGAGACGGCACGAAACCGAGCGAATCAGGCCGGGGTGCTGTCAGATTGCACCAAGGCTGGGTGGTTACGGCGGGCTAACCGCCGCCGCGTAGCGTAGCGTAGCGTCCGTACCTTGGAGAGCGGCGAGATGGAGATGCCATACGGCGCCAGGCTAGTGGGCTCGCGCCGGGGTTCCGAGCCGGAACCTTTAGCGGTCTCCTTGTCGTCTTCGTGACCTGTAGACGGTTCGTGATATGTGAGGATTACGCCACCAGAGAACAGAGATGTGGAAACGAGACGCGcggggaggagaggggagggatGGACACGTACGCTTGGAGGCGGCGATGGGTATGAAGGTGGCACGGCGCCGGCGCTGGAGCTGGGTAGATGAGAAGGGGAGCGGGAGAGACCGGGAGGTGGTGGCGATCGCGGCGGCCTCCATGGGTGGCGTCGGCGAGAGGG is a genomic window of Zea mays cultivar B73 chromosome 5, Zm-B73-REFERENCE-NAM-5.0, whole genome shotgun sequence containing:
- the LOC100283270 gene encoding uncharacterized protein LOC100283270, whose translation is MEAAAIATTSRSLPLPFSSTQLQRRRRATFIPIAASKRHEDDKETAKGSGSEPRREPTSLAPYGISISPLSKDAAMGLVVSAATGSGWTTGSGMEGPPTASKAGGAGRPEVSTLPWSLFTKSPRRRMRVAFTCNVCGQRTTRAINPHAYTDGTVFVQCCGCNVFHKLVDNLNLFHEMKCYVGPDFRYQGDAPFNYLDPNEDNDTTFPL